A stretch of the Sulfuritortus calidifontis genome encodes the following:
- a CDS encoding ATP-binding protein, with translation MLPVVVSDGVPAALPAEKLYGRCDLGALKFKTTTDLPDLPGILGQERAVEAAEFGLAIAREGYNLFVMGPAGTGKRSLVTRLLDKAAAERPTPGDWVYVHNFEQPHKPRAISLPAGRGKELKADMVRLMEDLLTAIPALFESEEYRSRVDQIENEFSEREAAALRELGAEAEKQGIALLRTPSGFGLAPMKDGEVIAPDEFEKLNDEEKQRIARVLEDLHERLHKIIRQAPQWMREKKERIRALNREFSMLAVSHQIGELQEKYRDLAEVCAYLEAVQKDLVDSADELRKAQEAPVQVMGITLTAQPTFRRYQVNLLIDNSAGHGAPVVWPDHPSYPNLVGRIEHIEHLGALVTDFSLIKPGALHQANGGYLVLDAHRLLTQPYAYEALKRSLRSRQVHIDSLGQMLGLAHTVSLEPQPIPVECKVVLQGERLLYYLLYEYDPEFRELFKVVADFEDEMPRGDDAVQHYCRLIATLGRKEGLLPFDRAACARLVEQASREAEDVERLSTNMQNLLDLMREADHLARIELHDSISADAVQAALDARERRTGRVRQRLQEAILRDTVAVQTEGQWVGQINGLSVIQLGDSRFAHPTRITATVRLGEGEVIDISREVNLGGAIHSKGVLTLASFLATRYANNLPLSLSASLAFEQTYGMVEGDSASMAELCALLSAIADVPIRQAIAMTGSVDQYGHMQAIGAVNEKIEGFFDICRARGLDGSHGVVIPEANVKHLMLRSDVVAACGKGQFHIWPVRNVDEAMELLTGLPAGLPDAEGVVPEGSVNYLVAARLIQFSSLRQVFAGKAATRKAATRAKTKKRTTAPAKKRG, from the coding sequence GTGTTGCCGGTCGTCGTCAGCGACGGCGTGCCGGCAGCCTTGCCGGCCGAAAAACTGTATGGTCGCTGCGATCTCGGCGCACTGAAATTCAAGACCACGACCGATCTGCCCGACTTGCCGGGCATCCTGGGCCAGGAGCGCGCGGTCGAGGCGGCCGAGTTCGGCCTCGCTATCGCCCGTGAGGGCTACAACCTGTTCGTCATGGGCCCGGCCGGCACCGGCAAGCGCAGCCTGGTCACCCGCCTGCTGGACAAGGCCGCGGCCGAGCGGCCGACCCCGGGCGACTGGGTCTACGTCCATAACTTCGAGCAGCCGCACAAGCCGCGCGCCATCAGCCTGCCCGCCGGCCGCGGCAAGGAACTGAAGGCCGACATGGTGCGCCTGATGGAGGACCTGCTGACGGCCATCCCGGCCCTGTTCGAGAGTGAGGAATACCGTTCGCGAGTCGACCAGATCGAGAACGAGTTCTCCGAGCGAGAAGCGGCTGCCCTGCGCGAACTCGGGGCCGAGGCAGAGAAGCAGGGCATCGCCCTGCTGCGCACACCGAGCGGTTTTGGCCTGGCACCGATGAAGGACGGCGAGGTCATCGCGCCGGACGAATTCGAGAAGCTGAACGACGAGGAAAAGCAGCGCATCGCCCGCGTGCTGGAAGACCTGCACGAGCGGCTGCACAAGATCATCCGTCAGGCGCCGCAGTGGATGCGGGAGAAGAAGGAGCGCATCCGCGCGCTCAACCGCGAGTTCTCCATGCTGGCGGTGTCGCACCAGATCGGCGAGTTGCAGGAGAAATACCGCGACCTGGCCGAGGTCTGCGCCTACCTCGAGGCAGTGCAGAAGGATCTGGTCGATAGCGCCGACGAGCTGCGCAAGGCCCAGGAGGCGCCGGTCCAGGTCATGGGCATCACCCTCACCGCGCAGCCGACCTTCCGTCGCTACCAGGTCAACCTTTTGATCGACAACAGCGCTGGCCACGGCGCGCCCGTGGTCTGGCCCGATCACCCGAGCTATCCCAACCTGGTCGGCCGCATCGAGCACATCGAGCATCTGGGCGCCTTGGTCACCGACTTCAGCCTGATCAAGCCTGGCGCCTTGCATCAGGCCAATGGCGGCTATCTGGTGCTCGATGCCCACAGGCTGCTGACCCAGCCCTATGCCTACGAAGCCTTGAAACGCAGCCTGCGCTCGCGCCAGGTGCACATCGACAGCCTGGGCCAGATGCTCGGCCTGGCCCATACCGTCTCCCTGGAGCCGCAGCCGATTCCGGTCGAGTGCAAGGTGGTGCTGCAGGGCGAACGCCTGCTCTATTACCTGCTCTACGAATACGATCCCGAGTTCCGCGAACTGTTCAAGGTGGTGGCCGACTTCGAGGATGAGATGCCGCGCGGCGACGATGCGGTGCAGCACTATTGCCGGCTGATCGCCACCCTCGGCCGCAAGGAGGGCCTGCTCCCCTTCGACCGTGCCGCCTGCGCCCGCCTGGTCGAGCAGGCCTCGCGCGAGGCTGAGGACGTCGAGCGGCTGTCGACCAATATGCAGAACCTGCTCGACCTGATGCGCGAGGCCGATCACCTGGCGCGCATCGAGTTGCATGACAGCATCAGCGCCGACGCCGTCCAGGCCGCGCTCGACGCCCGCGAACGGCGCACCGGCCGTGTGCGCCAGCGTCTGCAGGAGGCGATCCTGCGCGACACCGTCGCCGTGCAGACCGAGGGCCAGTGGGTCGGCCAGATCAACGGCCTGTCGGTGATCCAGCTGGGCGACAGCCGTTTCGCTCACCCCACCCGGATCACCGCCACGGTGCGCCTGGGCGAGGGCGAGGTGATCGACATCTCGCGCGAGGTCAACCTGGGCGGCGCCATCCATTCCAAGGGTGTGCTCACCCTGGCCTCCTTCCTCGCCACCCGTTACGCCAACAACCTGCCGCTGTCGCTCTCGGCCAGCCTGGCCTTCGAGCAGACCTATGGCATGGTCGAGGGCGACTCCGCCTCCATGGCCGAGCTCTGCGCGCTGCTCTCCGCCATCGCCGACGTGCCGATCCGGCAGGCCATCGCGATGACCGGCTCGGTCGACCAGTATGGCCACATGCAGGCGATCGGCGCGGTGAATGAAAAGATCGAGGGTTTCTTCGACATCTGCCGCGCCCGCGGCCTCGACGGCAGCCACGGCGTGGTCATCCCCGAGGCCAACGTCAAGCACCTGATGCTGCGCAGCGATGTGGTCGCCGCCTGCGGCAAGGGCCAGTTCCACATCTGGCCGGTGCGCAATGTCGACGAGGCGATGGAGCTCCTGACCGGGCTGCCGGCCGGCCTGCCCGATGCCGAGGGCGTGGTGCCCGAGGGCTCGGTAAACTATCTGGTCGCCGCCCGGCTGATCCAGTTCTCCAGCCTGCGCCAGGTCTTCGCCGGCAAGGCGGCAACCCGCAAGGCCGCCACCCGCGCCAAGACGAAGAAGCGCACCACGGCACCGGCCAAGAAACGTGGCTAG
- the hpf gene encoding ribosome hibernation-promoting factor, HPF/YfiA family, whose amino-acid sequence MKLPLQITLRDIPQSDALEAAIKEKAEKLERFHQQIMACRVTVEIAGKHKHQGNEFKVDIDITVPGSEIVVNHHQNEDVYVALRDAFDAAKRQLEDFAHKQRGDVKTHETPRAVAAEE is encoded by the coding sequence ATGAAACTGCCTTTGCAGATCACCCTGCGCGACATCCCCCAATCCGACGCCCTGGAGGCGGCCATCAAGGAGAAGGCCGAGAAGCTGGAGCGTTTCCACCAGCAGATCATGGCCTGCCGGGTGACGGTGGAGATCGCCGGCAAGCACAAGCATCAAGGCAACGAGTTCAAGGTCGATATCGACATCACCGTGCCGGGCAGCGAGATCGTGGTCAACCACCACCAGAACGAGGACGTCTACGTCGCCCTGCGCGACGCCTTCGACGCGGCCAAGCGCCAACTGGAGGACTTCGCCCACAAGCAGCGCGGCGATGTGAAGACGCACGAAACCCCGCGCGCCGTAGCGGCCGAAGAGTAA
- the ruvX gene encoding Holliday junction resolvase RuvX, which produces MRRGTVLAFDFGTKRIGVAMGEWETGLAHALETIAEEANEPRFARIAALLAEWRPVELVVGLPLSLEGEEHELTRRCRRFANQLHGRFGLPVHLVDERLTSVEAEARLAEAGVRGERRKALTDSLAAEQILQDYFAHHAATRPE; this is translated from the coding sequence TTGCGGCGCGGCACCGTACTCGCCTTCGACTTCGGCACCAAGCGCATCGGCGTCGCCATGGGCGAGTGGGAGACCGGCCTGGCCCACGCCCTGGAGACCATCGCCGAGGAGGCCAACGAGCCGCGCTTCGCTCGCATCGCCGCCCTGCTCGCCGAATGGCGGCCGGTCGAGCTGGTGGTCGGCCTGCCGCTCAGCCTCGAGGGCGAGGAACACGAATTGACCCGTCGCTGCCGGCGCTTCGCCAACCAGTTGCACGGCCGCTTCGGTCTGCCGGTGCATCTGGTCGACGAACGGCTGACCTCGGTCGAGGCCGAGGCGCGGCTGGCCGAAGCCGGCGTGCGCGGCGAGCGCAGAAAGGCGCTGACCGACAGCCTGGCCGCCGAACAAATTCTTCAGGACTACTTCGCACACCATGCAGCTACCCGACCCGAATGA
- a CDS encoding NAD(P)/FAD-dependent oxidoreductase, which yields MRFDVIIIGAGAAGMMCAARASQRGRRVLLIDHADKIGERIRISGGGRCNFTNRDVGPEHYLSQNPHFTRSALKQFSARDFLALVERHRIPYHEREHGQLFCDDSAQDIIVMLQRECAQGDVQWATGCMVERIERRETDGMHFEVATTEGTFRCHSLVIASGGLAAPKIGASPFGYKVAEQFGLPVVAPKPALVPLALAPETLARLQPLSGASFEAQTRCPGMKPRFREDVLLTHRGLSGPAILQVSSYWQLQEYGAEKKQPIALDLLPDLNVPAWLESHRHGNVLLANLLADHLPRRFAQAWCMLLNLDKPLAQFSKRDMQTAIESLQSWSLMPSGTLGYAKAEVTLGGVDSRALSSKTMEATPVPGLYFIGEVVDVTGWLGGYNFQWAWSSGWVAGQAV from the coding sequence ATGCGCTTCGATGTCATCATCATCGGCGCCGGCGCCGCCGGCATGATGTGCGCGGCCCGGGCCAGCCAGCGCGGCCGCCGGGTGCTGCTGATCGACCATGCCGACAAGATCGGCGAGCGCATCCGCATCTCCGGCGGCGGCCGGTGCAACTTCACCAACCGCGACGTCGGGCCCGAGCACTACCTGTCGCAGAACCCTCACTTCACCCGCTCGGCGCTGAAGCAGTTCTCCGCCCGCGACTTTCTCGCCCTGGTCGAGCGCCACCGCATCCCCTATCACGAGCGCGAGCATGGCCAGCTGTTCTGCGACGACTCGGCCCAGGACATCATCGTCATGCTGCAGCGCGAATGCGCCCAGGGCGACGTGCAATGGGCGACCGGCTGTATGGTCGAGCGCATCGAACGCCGCGAGACCGACGGCATGCACTTCGAGGTAGCCACGACCGAGGGCACCTTCCGCTGCCACTCGCTGGTGATCGCCAGCGGCGGCCTGGCCGCGCCCAAGATCGGCGCCAGCCCCTTCGGCTACAAGGTGGCCGAGCAGTTCGGCCTGCCCGTGGTGGCGCCGAAGCCCGCCCTGGTGCCGCTGGCCCTGGCGCCGGAAACATTGGCGCGGCTGCAGCCCTTGTCCGGCGCCTCGTTCGAGGCACAGACCCGCTGCCCGGGGATGAAGCCGCGCTTTCGCGAGGATGTCTTGCTCACCCATCGCGGCCTCTCGGGTCCGGCCATCCTGCAGGTCTCCAGCTATTGGCAGCTGCAGGAATACGGCGCGGAGAAGAAGCAGCCGATCGCGCTCGATCTCTTGCCCGATCTTAACGTGCCGGCCTGGCTGGAGTCGCATCGACATGGCAACGTCCTGCTGGCTAACCTGCTGGCCGACCACCTGCCGCGCCGCTTCGCCCAGGCATGGTGCATGCTGCTGAATCTGGACAAGCCCCTGGCCCAGTTCAGCAAGCGCGACATGCAGACGGCGATCGAGTCCCTGCAAAGCTGGAGCCTGATGCCCTCGGGCACCCTGGGCTATGCCAAGGCCGAGGTGACGCTGGGCGGGGTCGACAGCCGTGCCCTGTCGTCCAAGACCATGGAGGCGACGCCGGTGCCGGGGCTGTATTTCATCGGGGAGGTGGTCGACGTGACCGGCTGGCTGGGCGGCTACAACTTCCAGTGGGCCTGGTCGTCCGGCTGGGTGGCCGGGCAGGCGGTCTGA
- a CDS encoding YqgE/AlgH family protein produces the protein MDNANFTDHFLIAMPNMTDPNFAGTLTYICDHGEQGALGVVVNRPIDLSLAKLFAQIGLDLDDAEIKDDPVYYGGPVQTERGFVLHRPIGEWGSTLTVGDRVGLTTSKDILEATARHEGPGEILVTLGYAGWAPGQLEEEIKQNAWLTVPADPEVIFGLPPEARLPAAMHILGIDLSMLSEEAGHA, from the coding sequence ATGGACAATGCCAATTTCACCGACCACTTCCTGATCGCCATGCCCAACATGACGGACCCCAACTTTGCCGGGACGCTGACCTATATCTGCGACCATGGCGAGCAGGGGGCCCTGGGGGTGGTGGTGAACCGGCCGATCGACCTGTCGCTGGCCAAGCTGTTCGCCCAGATCGGTCTCGACCTGGACGACGCCGAGATCAAGGACGACCCGGTCTATTACGGCGGCCCGGTGCAGACCGAGCGCGGCTTCGTCCTGCACCGGCCGATCGGCGAGTGGGGCTCCACCCTCACGGTCGGCGACCGCGTCGGCCTGACCACCTCGAAGGACATCCTGGAGGCGACCGCCCGCCACGAAGGCCCGGGCGAGATCCTGGTCACCCTGGGCTACGCCGGCTGGGCGCCGGGCCAGCTCGAGGAGGAGATCAAGCAGAACGCCTGGCTCACCGTGCCGGCCGACCCCGAGGTGATCTTCGGCCTGCCGCCGGAGGCCCGGCTGCCGGCGGCCATGCACATCCTGGGCATTGATTTGTCGATGCTATCCGAAGAAGCCGGCCACGCTTGA
- a CDS encoding dihydroorotase: MKIQIKNGRLIDPKQGIDAVQDIYLAAGRIVGLGQAPADFHANRVIDATGLVVCPGLVDLSARLREPGFEYMATLESEMRAAAAGGITSLACPPDTDPPLDEPGLVEMLKFRAKSMPGPRVYPIGALTWKLKGERITEMAELHEAGCLAFSQADTPIVDTQVLMRAMEYAATFDFPVWLRPRDAHLIKDGVAHDGAVAARLGLPPIPVVSETIALASIILLMKATGARVHVCRLSSAAAIDMVRAAKAEGLPLTCDVNVHHLHLTELDVADFNPNCHLYPPFRSQRDRDAIRTALADGTIDAICSDHAPVDDDAKELPFQEAEPGATGVELLLPLTLRWARESGRSLSQAIDLITRKPAGILGIEAGQLGIGAPADLCLFDPEAWWQVTRKSLHSLGKNSPFLGLEMQGQARYTIIDGHIDFERNHTA, translated from the coding sequence ATGAAGATACAGATCAAGAACGGCCGCCTGATCGACCCCAAACAGGGGATCGACGCCGTGCAGGACATCTATCTCGCCGCTGGCCGCATCGTCGGCCTGGGCCAGGCGCCGGCCGACTTCCACGCCAACCGGGTGATCGACGCCACGGGCCTGGTGGTCTGCCCCGGCCTGGTCGACCTCTCCGCCCGGCTGCGCGAACCGGGTTTCGAATACATGGCGACGCTGGAATCCGAGATGCGCGCCGCGGCCGCGGGCGGCATCACCAGCCTGGCCTGCCCGCCGGACACCGATCCGCCCCTGGACGAGCCGGGCCTGGTCGAGATGCTGAAGTTCCGGGCCAAGAGCATGCCCGGTCCGCGCGTCTATCCGATCGGCGCCCTGACCTGGAAGCTCAAGGGCGAGCGCATCACCGAGATGGCCGAGCTGCACGAGGCCGGCTGTCTTGCCTTCAGCCAGGCCGACACACCCATCGTCGACACCCAGGTGCTGATGCGGGCGATGGAATACGCCGCCACCTTCGACTTTCCGGTCTGGCTGCGGCCGCGCGATGCCCACCTGATCAAGGACGGCGTCGCCCACGACGGCGCGGTGGCGGCCCGGCTCGGCCTGCCGCCGATCCCGGTCGTCTCCGAGACCATCGCCCTGGCCAGCATCATCCTGCTGATGAAGGCGACCGGGGCGCGGGTACACGTCTGCCGGCTGTCCAGCGCCGCGGCGATCGACATGGTGCGTGCCGCCAAGGCCGAGGGCCTGCCGCTCACCTGCGACGTCAACGTGCACCATCTGCATTTGACCGAGCTCGATGTCGCCGACTTCAACCCGAACTGCCACCTCTATCCGCCCTTCCGCAGCCAGCGCGACCGCGACGCCATCCGCACGGCGCTGGCCGATGGCACCATCGACGCCATCTGTTCCGACCACGCGCCGGTCGACGACGACGCCAAGGAACTGCCGTTCCAGGAGGCGGAGCCGGGCGCGACCGGGGTCGAGCTGCTGCTGCCGCTGACCCTGCGCTGGGCCAGGGAGAGCGGCCGCAGCCTGAGCCAGGCGATCGATCTCATCACCCGCAAGCCGGCCGGCATCCTCGGCATCGAGGCCGGCCAGCTCGGCATCGGCGCCCCGGCCGATCTCTGCCTGTTCGACCCCGAGGCCTGGTGGCAGGTCACCCGCAAGAGCTTGCACAGCCTGGGCAAGAACAGCCCCTTCCTCGGCCTGGAGATGCAGGGCCAGGCGCGCTACACCATCATCGACGGGCACATCGACTTTGAGCGTAATCACACCGCCTAA
- a CDS encoding CDP-6-deoxy-delta-3,4-glucoseen reductase, whose product MSYQVTIQPSGHKFTVEAGQTVLSAALDAGFALPYGCRNGACGACKGKLLAGEVDYGDYQPGTLTDEERHRGLALFCSAKPKSDLVIEVKEVGAAKDIPVKTLPCRIERMERLSHDVMQLFLKLPANERLQFLPGQYIDFLLKDGKRRSFSLANAPEEDALLELHVRHVPGGAFTEHVFNTMKVKDIMRINGPLGSFFLRESDKPALFLATGTGFAPIKSILSHAFHHQSDRQFVLYWGARKLEDMYLAALPGQWQEQHRNFSFIPVLSQPDAGWPGRTGHVQDAVLADFSDLSGYQVYACGAPSMVEAAHKALTARGLPEDEFFSDAFNFQGN is encoded by the coding sequence ATGTCGTATCAGGTGACCATCCAGCCCAGCGGCCACAAGTTTACTGTGGAAGCGGGTCAAACCGTGCTTTCCGCCGCGCTCGACGCCGGCTTCGCCCTGCCCTACGGCTGCCGCAACGGCGCCTGCGGCGCCTGCAAGGGCAAGCTCCTGGCGGGCGAGGTCGACTACGGCGACTACCAGCCCGGCACCCTGACCGACGAGGAGCGCCACCGCGGCCTGGCCCTGTTCTGCTCGGCCAAGCCCAAAAGCGACCTGGTCATCGAAGTGAAGGAGGTCGGCGCGGCCAAGGACATCCCGGTCAAGACCCTGCCCTGCCGGATCGAGCGCATGGAACGCCTGAGCCATGATGTCATGCAGCTCTTCCTCAAGCTGCCGGCCAACGAGCGCCTGCAGTTCCTGCCCGGCCAGTACATCGACTTCCTGCTGAAAGACGGTAAGCGCCGCAGCTTCTCCCTGGCCAATGCGCCGGAGGAGGACGCCCTGCTCGAACTGCACGTGCGCCATGTTCCCGGCGGCGCCTTCACCGAGCACGTGTTCAACACCATGAAGGTGAAGGACATCATGCGCATCAACGGCCCGCTCGGCAGCTTCTTCCTGCGCGAGTCGGACAAGCCGGCGCTCTTCCTCGCCACCGGCACCGGCTTCGCCCCGATCAAGAGCATCCTGAGCCATGCCTTCCACCACCAGAGCGACCGGCAGTTCGTCCTCTACTGGGGTGCGCGCAAGCTTGAGGACATGTATCTTGCCGCGCTGCCCGGCCAGTGGCAGGAACAGCACCGCAACTTCAGCTTCATCCCGGTGCTGTCGCAGCCCGATGCCGGCTGGCCCGGCCGCACCGGCCATGTCCAGGATGCCGTGCTGGCGGATTTTTCCGATCTCTCCGGCTACCAGGTCTACGCCTGCGGCGCGCCCAGCATGGTCGAGGCCGCGCACAAGGCCCTGACCGCACGCGGATTGCCGGAAGACGAGTTCTTCTCCGACGCCTTCAACTTCCAGGGCAACTGA
- a CDS encoding aspartate carbamoyltransferase catalytic subunit, whose product MSPNIQLNEDGSLRHLLSLDGLPARILTQILDTAEGFLSVSEQEVKKVPLLRGKAIFNLFFEPSTRTRTTFEIAAKRLSADVVNLNISASSQSKGETLLDTVANLSAMHADMFVVRHSSAGAAHLIARNVAEHIRVINAGDGRHAHPTQGLLDMFTIRHYKGGFHNLRIAIVGDILHSRVARSQINALTTLGCPELRVVAPKTLLPHEVEGMGVHVYHRLEEGIEDVDVVMMLRLQNERMQGALLPSPQEYFKYWGLTPDKLKLAKPDAIVMHPGPMNRGVEIDSDVADGEQSVILPQVTYGIAVRMAVMSILAGN is encoded by the coding sequence ATGAGTCCGAATATCCAGCTCAACGAAGACGGCAGCCTGCGCCACCTGCTCAGCCTCGACGGCCTGCCGGCCCGCATCCTGACCCAGATCCTCGACACCGCCGAGGGCTTCCTCTCGGTCTCCGAGCAGGAGGTGAAGAAGGTGCCGCTGCTCCGCGGCAAGGCCATCTTCAACCTCTTCTTCGAACCCTCCACCCGCACCCGCACCACCTTCGAGATCGCCGCCAAGCGGCTGTCGGCCGACGTGGTCAACCTCAACATCTCGGCCTCGTCGCAGAGCAAGGGCGAGACCCTGCTCGACACCGTGGCCAACCTGTCGGCCATGCACGCCGACATGTTCGTCGTCCGCCACAGCTCGGCCGGCGCCGCCCACCTGATCGCGCGCAACGTGGCCGAGCATATCCGGGTGATCAACGCCGGCGACGGCCGCCACGCCCACCCGACCCAGGGCCTCTTGGACATGTTCACCATCCGCCACTACAAGGGCGGCTTCCACAACCTGCGCATCGCCATCGTCGGCGACATCCTGCATTCGCGGGTGGCCCGCTCGCAGATCAACGCCCTGACGACATTGGGTTGCCCGGAACTGCGGGTGGTGGCGCCCAAGACCCTGCTGCCGCACGAGGTCGAGGGGATGGGCGTGCACGTCTACCACCGGCTGGAAGAAGGCATCGAGGATGTCGACGTGGTGATGATGCTGCGCCTGCAGAACGAGCGCATGCAGGGTGCCCTGCTGCCCAGCCCGCAGGAATATTTCAAGTACTGGGGCCTGACCCCGGACAAGCTCAAGCTGGCCAAGCCCGACGCCATCGTCATGCACCCGGGCCCGATGAACCGCGGGGTCGAGATCGATTCCGACGTGGCCGACGGCGAGCAGTCGGTCATCCTGCCCCAGGTCACCTACGGTATTGCGGTGCGCATGGCGGTGATGAGCATTCTGGCGGGAAATTGA
- a CDS encoding SDR family oxidoreductase — MLRILIIGCGDIGLRIARQLQGRARLYALSRSPDSRARLRAAGITPIAGDLDDRHSLKRLAGLADWVLHLAPPPGEGTGDPRTVRLLAALGRGSLPRALAYISTTGVYGDCAGAWVPETRPARPHNARAKRRVAAERVLRGWGRAHGVRVAILRAPGIYAAGRLPGERVRRGLPALLPEEDIYTNHIHADDLARLCVTALLRGRANRLYNAVDDSGHKMGDWFDLVADHLGLPRPPRLPRAEVEAAVTPAMRSFLSESRRLSNRRIKDELRFRLRYPTVQAGLAAI; from the coding sequence ATGTTGCGCATACTCATCATCGGCTGCGGCGATATCGGCCTGCGCATCGCCCGCCAGCTTCAGGGCCGGGCCCGGCTGTATGCCTTGAGCCGCTCACCTGACAGCCGCGCCCGGCTGCGTGCCGCCGGCATCACGCCCATCGCGGGCGATCTCGACGATCGCCACAGCCTCAAACGCCTCGCCGGCCTGGCCGACTGGGTGTTGCATCTGGCGCCGCCGCCGGGCGAAGGGACGGGCGATCCGCGCACGGTCCGGCTGCTGGCGGCCCTGGGGCGGGGCAGTCTACCACGGGCGCTGGCCTACATCAGCACCACCGGGGTCTATGGCGATTGCGCCGGGGCCTGGGTGCCCGAGACCCGGCCGGCGCGGCCGCACAACGCCCGGGCCAAGCGCCGGGTGGCGGCCGAGCGGGTCCTGCGCGGCTGGGGCCGGGCCCATGGTGTGCGTGTGGCCATCCTGCGCGCGCCGGGCATCTACGCCGCCGGCCGCCTGCCCGGGGAGCGGGTGCGCCGCGGCTTGCCCGCCTTGTTGCCGGAAGAGGACATCTACACCAACCACATCCATGCCGACGATCTGGCCCGGCTGTGCGTGACCGCCCTGCTGCGCGGCCGGGCCAACCGGCTGTACAACGCGGTCGACGACAGCGGCCACAAGATGGGCGACTGGTTCGACCTGGTAGCCGACCACCTCGGTCTGCCGCGGCCGCCGCGGCTGCCGCGGGCAGAGGTCGAGGCGGCGGTGACGCCGGCCATGCGCAGTTTTTTGAGCGAGTCGCGCCGCCTGTCCAACCGGCGGATCAAGGACGAACTGCGTTTCCGCCTGCGCTATCCCACGGTGCAGGCGGGTCTGGCGGCGATATGA
- a CDS encoding universal stress protein, whose protein sequence is MASLPPEIKRVLLGLSGMEEEWAALDAAIELADRLQAELATLFIEDADLLRASLLPCVREVGRSSAQSRQLEFDQLQRAFKVAATEAEQRLRRHAEARALRFSFQVMRGRPVPQLLDLADRLDLILLPPPGWMRRRPPPHRPVVVFYDASAATEPALAMAAALARSAGAPLHVLIAADDEAALRQGAAQARAHAPDLSLTVERAGDLAGQTNRQAASALVLQVADDIDAAAIDRMRNRLHCDLLVLR, encoded by the coding sequence GTGGCTAGCCTGCCGCCCGAAATCAAACGGGTTTTGCTCGGCTTGTCGGGCATGGAAGAGGAATGGGCTGCGCTCGATGCCGCCATCGAACTGGCCGATCGCCTGCAGGCCGAGCTGGCCACCCTGTTCATCGAGGACGCCGATCTACTGCGCGCCAGCCTGCTGCCCTGCGTGCGCGAGGTCGGCCGTTCCAGCGCGCAATCGCGCCAGCTGGAGTTCGACCAGTTGCAGCGCGCGTTCAAGGTGGCCGCGACAGAAGCCGAGCAGCGCCTGCGCCGCCATGCCGAGGCCCGCGCGCTGCGTTTCTCCTTCCAGGTCATGCGCGGCCGGCCGGTGCCACAGCTGCTCGACCTGGCTGACCGGCTCGATCTGATCCTGTTGCCGCCGCCGGGCTGGATGCGCCGGCGGCCCCCGCCCCATCGCCCGGTTGTTGTGTTCTACGATGCCTCGGCCGCGACCGAGCCGGCCCTGGCCATGGCCGCCGCCCTGGCCCGCAGCGCCGGCGCGCCGCTGCATGTGCTGATCGCCGCCGATGACGAAGCGGCCCTGCGTCAGGGTGCGGCCCAGGCAAGGGCACATGCGCCCGACCTCAGCCTGACGGTCGAGCGCGCTGGCGACCTGGCCGGGCAGACCAACCGCCAGGCCGCCAGCGCCCTGGTGCTGCAGGTGGCCGACGACATCGACGCCGCGGCCATCGACCGTATGCGCAATCGCCTGCACTGCGACCTTCTGGTCCTGCGATAA
- the pyrR gene encoding bifunctional pyr operon transcriptional regulator/uracil phosphoribosyltransferase PyrR: MQLPDPNELIDRLAEQIRPSLSPECALVGIHTGGVWVMEALAERLGADLPRGSLDIAFYRDDFSRIGLHPVVKPSHIDFDMEGRRLLLIDDVLYTGRTVRAAMNQLFDYGRPAAIRLAVLVDRGGRELPICADFAGLKLDLPDDRHLSLTRSADGRLGFVQGAA, encoded by the coding sequence ATGCAGCTACCCGACCCGAATGAACTGATCGATCGACTGGCCGAGCAGATCCGGCCCAGCTTGAGTCCCGAATGCGCCCTGGTCGGCATCCACACCGGCGGCGTCTGGGTGATGGAGGCCCTGGCCGAGCGCCTGGGCGCCGACCTGCCGCGCGGCAGCCTGGACATCGCCTTCTACCGCGACGACTTCTCCCGCATCGGCCTGCATCCCGTGGTCAAGCCCTCGCATATCGACTTCGACATGGAAGGCCGGCGCCTGCTCCTGATCGACGACGTCCTGTATACTGGCCGCACCGTGCGCGCCGCCATGAATCAACTGTTCGACTATGGACGCCCCGCGGCCATCCGGCTGGCAGTGCTGGTGGATCGGGGGGGGCGCGAATTGCCCATCTGCGCCGATTTCGCCGGCCTCAAGCTCGACCTGCCGGATGACCGGCACCTCTCGTTGACCCGCAGCGCCGACGGCCGCCTCGGTTTCGTCCAGGGGGCGGCATGA